In the Nitratiruptor sp. YY09-18 genome, CGTCTCCTGGTTGGAGTGGAAGCATATTTTTCTTTGCCTCTTTTCCAAGTGTTTTTTCGATTGCTTTGATAAAATCCATGAGTTCAACCGGTGAGCCATTGCCAATATTGTAGACACGATAGGGAGCTTTTGAGCTTGCAGGATTTGGTCTGCGACCACTCCAGCAGTGATCTGCAGCAGGCGGAGTATCAATAACTCTTACTACTCCTTCTACAATATCATTTACATATGTAAAGTCTCTCTTCATCTTGCCATAGTTAAATACATCGATAGGCCTATCTTCTATAATCGCTTTGGTAAAGAGAAAGAGTGCCATATCGGGCCTTCCCCACGGTCCATAGACTGTAAAGAAGCGCAGGCCTGTGGTAGGGATATTGTAGAGGTGGCTATAGGTATGTGCCATGAGTTCATTGCTCTTTTTACTTGCAGCATAGAGACTGATAGGATGATCGACATTGTCTTCAACACTAAACGGCATGCGTTCATTAAGACCATAGACGCTTGAGCTTGAAGCATAGGCGAGATGTTCTACATCATTGTGGCGACAAGCTTCAAGAATATTGAGAAAACCGACGATATTGCTCTGTATATAGGCATCAGGATTGGTAAGAGAGTAGCGTACACCGGCTTGTGCAGCAAGGTTGCAGACATGTGAAGGTTTGTGCTCTTTGAATATTGCTTCTATGGCAGATTTGTCTTCCAAATCGACTCGATAAAAGATATGATTGGGATATTTTTTGCTTGTATAGCGCTTGGTAAAAGCAAAATCCTCTTCCTCAAAGCCAAGCTCTTTGAGACGTCCATATTTAATACGGGTGTCATAATAGTCATTGATATTGTCTATACCAATAACCTCATCACCGCGCTCTAAAAGCCTTTTTGCTAAGTGAAATCCGATAAATCCTGCAGTCCCTGTTACTAATACTTTTTTCATTTATTACCTTTCCATGCCTCATATTTACTTTTGTAGCGCAAAAATCCTTTATTTCCTGCAATATCTACACCGTTGACATAATACTCGCCGTTTTCGTTGGGGTTGATTATCTTGTATCCCATAACTTTTGCTACCATTTTACCAAATGTGTAGTGATTGATGATGTGAGAGAGATTGAGCTCTTTTGTCACTGAGACTGGGCAGGCTTTATTGTAATAGACAAGAAGAGGAACGATTGTATCTTCAAAACCCAGATATACGTGCCCATATTTTCCTCCTTCATCCTTCTCTCCCGTCATCTCTCCATGATCAGATGTGGCAAAAACCACTGTGCACTCTTTGAGGTTATCAGCTTTTTTGAAAATCTCATTATAAATATAGTCTGTATAGAGAATAGAGTCGAGATAAGAGTTGAGGATATATTCATGATACGGTTTTCCTCTGAAAGAATATTTATAAAATTGGGGCGGCGTATATTTCTCATAGGGACTATGGGAGTTTCTTTGGTGGAGCACTATAAAGTTGCTCTTATTAAAATCTACTTGATCAAGATACTCTACTAAAAGTTGATCATAACCTTTGTATACTTTTTTGTGATCAGTAAAATCGCCTAAAAGTCCTCCAATGATAAAGAGAGTTTGTGTAGTAATGTAATGTGTAATATACCCTTTTTGATGTGCAAGACGAATAAGGTTTGTGCTGTTGGTTATAAGAGGATCTGTATTTTGTGGCTCACGTTTGAGCGTGAAAAAAGTTGGGACAGATACATCTGTAGTCACCCCTGCACTTACTCCCCATGTATAGAGGAGCCTTCCACTTTTTGCCCACTCTTCTAAGTGGGGTGTGGTCTCTTTGGGATAGCCAAAAAGGCTCATCTTCTTTGCAGTTAGACTCTCGCCCATTATGAATATGATGTTTTTTGGAATGGTGACATTGTGTTCGACAATCTTATAAGGTTTGAAGTGGTGTTTCTTGTGATGGGCAAAAAGCTCTTTGCCAAGATACCACGAAAGAGCTACATAGGTGTTTTTGAATGAGAAGGATGTGGATTTTGGTAAGTAGACGTATGCTCGGGTTCTTTTATGTGCAGATATTGGTCCCATGAGTAGCAAAAGAGATAAAATGGCCCAACCATATGGAATACGCACAGTTTGAGTCTTTTTAAGGAAAAAGTAGAGGATAACTAGCTGTACTATAAAAACTATTAAAGGAATATAAGTATAACCTATAACATCACTGAGAGTATCAAGAATCTCTGCAACTTGGTCTATAAGTCCAACTTCATAAGGCATAATGTATGAGTGAAAGTAACTAAAATGAAAGAGTTGGGCAAAACTAAGAGTTGTTATAAAAATAGCAAAAGCGTAGCGGAGCCAAAATTTTTCTATGCCAAGAATCAAGAAAGAGATGAGAAGTAAAGCTGCAAGCTCTTTTATTACAGAGAGATGCCAATAAAAGTAGTTGTGATTGATAACCATAAAAATAAAATCTGGAAGCAAAAAAATAAAACTCAGTAGCATAGAGTTGAAGAGATGGAAGCCGAGTTTTTTTAACATTGAACTAATCCTTGATAGAGTATAATCTTTCTTAAAAGGAGATGTATGATCTGTATTTTTGATTGTGAAACTATACCAGATGTTACTTTAATACGCAAAACCTTCGATATGGAAGGTGATGACCTGCAGATTAGTCAGCAAGCTCTAGAGAAACATAATGCTCTTCATGGCACCTCTTTTCTACCCCATCCCTATCATCAAGTAGTAGCAATTAGTGCAGTTTTCGCAGACGATTATGGCAAATTTATAAAAGTTGGCACATTTCCAGGTGGGAGTGAAAAGGAGATTATTGAAGGATTTCTTGCCTACCTTGACAGCAAAAATCCCAAACTTGTCTCTTTTAACGGACGCAATTTCGATATACCTATGCTTTTGCTACGAGCTATGAAGTATAA is a window encoding:
- a CDS encoding NAD-dependent epimerase; its protein translation is MKKVLVTGTAGFIGFHLAKRLLERGDEVIGIDNINDYYDTRIKYGRLKELGFEEEDFAFTKRYTSKKYPNHIFYRVDLEDKSAIEAIFKEHKPSHVCNLAAQAGVRYSLTNPDAYIQSNIVGFLNILEACRHNDVEHLAYASSSSVYGLNERMPFSVEDNVDHPISLYAASKKSNELMAHTYSHLYNIPTTGLRFFTVYGPWGRPDMALFLFTKAIIEDRPIDVFNYGKMKRDFTYVNDIVEGVVRVIDTPPAADHCWSGRRPNPASSKAPYRVYNIGNGSPVELMDFIKAIEKTLGKEAKKNMLPLQPGDVPATWADTTALERDIGYKPSTPIEYGIEQFIKWYREFYGV
- a CDS encoding phosphoethanolamine transferase — its product is MLKKLGFHLFNSMLLSFIFLLPDFIFMVINHNYFYWHLSVIKELAALLLISFLILGIEKFWLRYAFAIFITTLSFAQLFHFSYFHSYIMPYEVGLIDQVAEILDTLSDVIGYTYIPLIVFIVQLVILYFFLKKTQTVRIPYGWAILSLLLLMGPISAHKRTRAYVYLPKSTSFSFKNTYVALSWYLGKELFAHHKKHHFKPYKIVEHNVTIPKNIIFIMGESLTAKKMSLFGYPKETTPHLEEWAKSGRLLYTWGVSAGVTTDVSVPTFFTLKREPQNTDPLITNSTNLIRLAHQKGYITHYITTQTLFIIGGLLGDFTDHKKVYKGYDQLLVEYLDQVDFNKSNFIVLHQRNSHSPYEKYTPPQFYKYSFRGKPYHEYILNSYLDSILYTDYIYNEIFKKADNLKECTVVFATSDHGEMTGEKDEGGKYGHVYLGFEDTIVPLLVYYNKACPVSVTKELNLSHIINHYTFGKMVAKVMGYKIINPNENGEYYVNGVDIAGNKGFLRYKSKYEAWKGNK